Proteins from one Parvibaculum lavamentivorans DS-1 genomic window:
- the uvrA gene encoding excinuclease ABC subunit UvrA yields MSTASKKSAPNKHSDVQNRFIRVVGAREHNLHDVSVELPRDELIVITGLSGSGKSSLAFDTIYAEGQRRYVESLSAYARQFLEMMQKPDVDQIDGLSPAISIEQKTTSRNPRSTVGTVTEIHDYMRLLWARIGIPYSPATGLPIESQTVTQMVDRVMALPEGTRLFLLAPIVRGRKGEYRKEFAELQKKGFQRVKVDGTFYEIADVPALNKKLKHDIDVVVDRIVVRGDLGNRLADSFEIALDLADGIAVIEMADAPKDDKKSADAERIIFSSRFACPVSGFTIDEIEPRLFSFNNPFGACPECDGLGTQFYMDPDLVVPDHGLSLKKGAIAPWSRSTSPYYTQTLMALAKQYKFSMTAPWSQLPEEAQEVILYGSGDEVVTFAYDDGMRSYKTKKPFEGVIPNLERRWKETDSAWAREEIERYQGITDCDACHGFRLKPEALSVKIAKCHIGEVSQMSIRAADKWFAELGGHLTAKQNEIAGRVLKEIRERLHFLNNVGLEYLTLARNSGTLSGGESQRIRLASQIGSGLTGVLYVLDEPSIGLHQRDNDRLLETLKRLRDLGNTVIVVEHDEDAIRVADHVVDMGPGAGVHGGRVVAEGTPEDIMANPESLTGQYLTGFLQIPLPATRRPGNGKWLKVTGAKENNLKDVTAEIPLGTFTCVTGVSGGGKSTLLIETIYKAVSRRLNNTRDHPGAFDEIFGLEHLDKIIDIDQSPIGRTPRSNPATYTGSFTFIRDWFAELPESRARGYKPGRFSFNVKGGRCEACQGDGVIKIEMHFLPDVYVECDVCHGHRYNRETLEVKFKDKSIADVLEMTVDEAASFFKAVPAVRDKMEILQRVGLGYIKVGQQATTLSGGEAQRIKLAKELSRRATGRTIYILDEPTTGLHFHDVAKLLEVLHELVESGNTVVVIEHNLEVIKTADWILDLGPEGGDGGGEIVAAGTPEDVAAEPRSYTGHYLKELFKRRPGKSAGANAKTRKASAAAKSKTSARKAAPKPAARVKGRKKIG; encoded by the coding sequence ATGAGCACCGCCTCGAAGAAATCCGCGCCCAACAAGCATAGCGACGTGCAGAACCGCTTTATCCGGGTGGTCGGCGCGCGCGAGCACAATCTGCACGATGTAAGCGTGGAACTGCCGCGCGACGAGCTGATCGTGATTACCGGCCTGTCGGGTTCCGGCAAGTCGTCGCTCGCCTTCGACACGATCTATGCCGAGGGCCAGCGCCGCTATGTCGAAAGCCTGTCGGCCTATGCGCGGCAATTCCTGGAGATGATGCAGAAGCCGGATGTCGACCAGATCGACGGCCTCTCGCCCGCCATCTCCATTGAGCAGAAGACAACCTCGCGCAACCCGCGCTCGACGGTCGGCACCGTCACCGAAATTCACGACTATATGCGCCTCCTCTGGGCCCGCATCGGCATTCCCTATTCGCCCGCCACGGGGCTGCCCATCGAAAGCCAGACCGTGACGCAGATGGTCGACCGCGTGATGGCGCTGCCGGAGGGCACGCGGCTCTTCCTGCTGGCGCCGATCGTGCGCGGCCGCAAGGGCGAATACCGCAAGGAATTCGCCGAACTGCAGAAGAAGGGCTTCCAGCGCGTGAAGGTGGACGGCACTTTCTACGAGATCGCGGACGTGCCTGCGCTCAACAAGAAGCTGAAGCACGATATCGACGTGGTGGTGGACCGCATCGTCGTGCGCGGCGATCTCGGCAACCGGCTGGCCGACAGCTTCGAAATCGCCCTCGATCTCGCGGACGGCATTGCCGTGATCGAAATGGCGGATGCCCCGAAAGACGACAAGAAAAGCGCGGACGCGGAGCGGATCATTTTTTCCTCGCGGTTTGCCTGTCCCGTCTCCGGCTTCACCATCGATGAAATCGAGCCGCGGCTCTTTTCGTTCAACAACCCGTTCGGCGCCTGCCCGGAATGCGACGGGCTCGGCACGCAATTCTATATGGACCCTGACCTCGTGGTGCCGGATCACGGCCTATCGCTGAAAAAGGGCGCCATCGCACCCTGGTCACGCTCGACCTCGCCCTATTACACGCAGACGCTGATGGCGCTAGCGAAGCAGTACAAATTCTCGATGACGGCGCCCTGGTCGCAACTGCCGGAAGAAGCGCAGGAGGTGATCCTCTACGGCTCCGGCGATGAAGTCGTGACCTTTGCCTATGATGACGGCATGCGCTCCTACAAGACGAAGAAGCCGTTCGAGGGCGTGATCCCCAATCTGGAGCGGCGCTGGAAAGAAACGGACAGCGCCTGGGCGCGAGAGGAAATCGAACGCTATCAGGGCATCACGGATTGCGACGCCTGCCACGGCTTCCGCCTGAAGCCGGAGGCGCTCTCCGTGAAGATCGCCAAATGCCATATCGGCGAAGTCTCGCAGATGTCGATCCGCGCGGCCGACAAATGGTTCGCCGAACTCGGCGGCCACCTGACGGCGAAGCAGAACGAAATCGCCGGCCGGGTGCTGAAGGAAATCCGCGAACGGCTGCATTTCCTCAACAATGTCGGCCTCGAATATCTGACGCTGGCGCGCAATTCCGGCACATTGTCCGGCGGCGAGAGCCAGCGCATCCGGCTCGCATCGCAGATCGGTTCGGGCCTGACGGGCGTTCTCTATGTGCTGGACGAACCTTCCATCGGCCTTCACCAGCGCGACAATGACCGGCTGCTCGAGACGCTGAAGCGGCTGCGCGACCTCGGGAATACGGTGATCGTGGTGGAGCATGACGAGGATGCGATCCGCGTCGCCGATCACGTGGTCGACATGGGGCCGGGCGCGGGCGTGCATGGCGGCCGTGTGGTGGCGGAAGGAACGCCCGAAGACATCATGGCGAATCCTGAAAGCCTCACCGGGCAGTACCTGACGGGTTTTCTGCAGATCCCCCTGCCCGCCACACGCCGCCCCGGCAATGGCAAATGGCTGAAGGTGACGGGCGCGAAGGAAAACAATCTGAAGGATGTGACGGCGGAAATTCCGCTCGGCACCTTCACCTGCGTTACCGGCGTGTCGGGCGGCGGCAAGTCGACGCTCCTGATCGAAACGATCTACAAGGCCGTGTCGCGGCGCCTGAACAATACGCGCGACCACCCGGGCGCCTTCGACGAGATTTTCGGGCTCGAACATCTCGACAAGATCATCGACATCGACCAGTCGCCCATCGGCCGCACGCCGCGCTCGAACCCGGCGACCTATACGGGCTCGTTCACTTTCATTCGCGACTGGTTCGCCGAACTGCCGGAAAGCCGCGCGCGCGGCTACAAGCCGGGACGCTTCTCCTTCAACGTGAAGGGAGGCCGCTGCGAAGCTTGCCAGGGCGACGGCGTCATCAAGATCGAAATGCACTTCCTGCCCGACGTCTATGTGGAGTGCGATGTCTGCCACGGACACCGCTATAACCGCGAGACGCTGGAAGTGAAATTCAAGGACAAGTCGATTGCCGACGTGCTGGAAATGACGGTGGATGAGGCGGCGAGCTTCTTCAAGGCCGTGCCGGCGGTGCGCGACAAGATGGAAATCCTCCAGCGCGTTGGCCTCGGCTATATCAAGGTCGGCCAGCAGGCGACGACGCTTTCGGGCGGCGAGGCGCAGCGCATCAAGCTAGCCAAGGAACTGTCGCGGCGCGCGACCGGCCGCACGATCTACATTCTCGACGAGCCGACCACGGGACTTCATTTCCACGACGTGGCGAAGCTGCTTGAAGTGCTGCATGAGCTGGTCGAGAGCGGCAACACGGTGGTCGTGATCGAACACAATCTCGAAGTCATCAAGACCGCCGACTGGATCCTCGACCTTGGCCCCGAAGGCGGCGA
- a CDS encoding single-stranded DNA-binding protein: MAGSVNKVILIGNVGADPEIRRTQDGRPIANLRIATSESWRDKNTGERREKTEWHRVVVFNEGLCKVIEQYVKKGAKLYIEGALQTRKWTDQSGVEKYSTEIVLQGFNSTLTMLDGKGGGGSSGGGGDYGSGSDDFGGGSGGGSSRGSFSQDLDDEIPF; encoded by the coding sequence ATGGCAGGCAGCGTCAACAAGGTCATCCTGATCGGCAATGTAGGCGCCGACCCCGAAATCCGCCGCACGCAGGACGGCAGGCCGATCGCCAACCTCCGCATCGCGACGTCGGAAAGCTGGCGCGACAAGAACACGGGCGAGCGCCGCGAGAAGACCGAGTGGCACCGCGTCGTCGTCTTCAACGAAGGCCTCTGCAAGGTCATCGAGCAATATGTGAAGAAGGGCGCCAAGCTTTACATCGAAGGCGCGCTCCAGACCCGTAAGTGGACCGACCAGTCCGGCGTCGAGAAATACTCCACCGAAATCGTGCTGCAGGGCTTCAACTCGACGCTGACCATGCTGGACGGCAAGGGTGGCGGCGGCTCTTCGGGCGGTGGCGGCGATTACGGCAGCGGCTCCGACGATTTCGGCGGCGGCAGCGGTGGCGGTTCCTCGCGCGGCAGCTTCAGCCAGGACCTCGACGACGAAATTCCGTTCTAG
- a CDS encoding protein phosphatase 2C domain-containing protein, with the protein MLRIVETLSDPGNPDKANEDAFGHAGAHAWVIDGATDVADGPLIGSETGAHWLAREASALFAAHAARYGADLHGLVRFTIETLALRFEQERLRPPNGRHEWPSAAMALLHAGEGKLACANFADCGLILLDDDSGEARVFGVQHTSREARAVSRTAELIAALASGEKPFDNEAIMAYLRESRRRQNTEEGYWILGIDPKAVSHMRHWDIPLSRPVTGLLFSDGFGSIVFDYHRMDPAALVRRAALGGLRSIADEVRRIEAMEDPDCLEHPRFKRHDDATAVLFRVE; encoded by the coding sequence ATGCTTCGCATCGTCGAGACCTTGAGCGACCCCGGCAATCCGGACAAGGCGAATGAAGACGCCTTCGGTCATGCCGGCGCCCATGCCTGGGTGATCGACGGCGCGACCGATGTCGCCGACGGTCCGCTGATCGGCTCTGAGACCGGGGCGCACTGGCTTGCGCGGGAGGCGAGTGCGCTCTTCGCTGCCCATGCCGCGCGTTATGGCGCCGATCTTCACGGCCTTGTCCGTTTCACCATCGAGACGCTGGCGCTTCGCTTCGAGCAGGAACGTCTTCGCCCGCCGAACGGGCGCCACGAATGGCCGAGCGCGGCCATGGCGCTTCTCCACGCCGGCGAGGGAAAGCTCGCCTGTGCGAACTTCGCCGATTGCGGCCTTATCCTTCTCGACGATGACAGCGGCGAGGCGCGGGTCTTCGGTGTGCAGCACACCTCGCGCGAGGCGCGGGCCGTGAGCCGCACGGCGGAACTGATCGCCGCGCTCGCATCCGGCGAGAAGCCTTTCGACAATGAAGCCATCATGGCCTATCTGCGCGAAAGCCGTCGCCGCCAGAACACGGAAGAGGGATACTGGATCCTCGGCATAGACCCGAAAGCCGTCTCCCATATGCGCCATTGGGACATTCCGCTCTCGCGCCCCGTCACCGGCCTTCTCTTCAGCGACGGGTTCGGCTCCATCGTCTTCGACTATCACCGCATGGACCCGGCGGCGCTGGTGCGCCGTGCCGCGCTTGGCGGCCTCCGCTCCATCGCTGACGAGGTTCGTCGCATCGAGGCAATGGAGGATCCCGACTGTCTCGAACACCCCCGGTTCAAGCGCCATGACGACGCGACGGCGGTCCTTTTCCGCGTCGAATGA
- the gyrA gene encoding DNA gyrase subunit A, whose protein sequence is MDSLNGSGTPPGGPGGPSAGGPPPERDVAPIAIEDEMRSSYLDYAMSVIVSRALPDARDGLKPVHRRILFSMNENGYDWNKPYRKSARVVGDVIGKYHPHGDQSIYDALVRMAQDFSMRLPLLDGQGNFGSVDGDPPAAMRYTEVRMAKTAHALLNDIDKNTIDFKDNYDGTEREPVVLPAELPNLLVNGANGIAVGMATNIPPHNLGEVIDACIALIDNPDITIDELIEHVPAPDFPTGGIMLGRQGARLAYHTGKGSVVVRGRVEFEEVRKDRQAIIISEIPYQVNKASMVEKIADLVREKRIEGIADLRDESDRNGMRVVVELRRDAVPDVVLNQLYRFSPLQQSFGCNMLALDHGRPELMNLKQFLEIFVAFREEVISRRTKFELNKARDRAHVLVGLAIAVANIDEVIKLIRTAPDPASARESLMARDWPARDIAPLIALIDDPRHQLREDGTIRMSEEQARAILELRLQRLTALGRDEIGDELKGLGERIEDYLSILRSRARVLDIMRTELTAIKAEFATPRRTEIAESESDFEDEDLIQREDMVVTVSHQGYIKRVPLSTYRAQRRGGKGRSGMSTKDEDFVTRLFVANTHTPMLFFSSTGMVYKLKVWRLPQSTPQARGKAMINILPLDHGEYITTVMPMPEDEASWDSLHVMFATRKGSVRRNKLSDFVQINRNGKIAMKFEGDDADDAIVGVQICTEEDDVLLTAANGRCVRFPVTEVRVFSSRKSTGVRGIRLGDDDKLIAMSIMRHVDVTPAEARAYLKQAAAMRRAVSGEGEEPEAEIVEAEEGEEEAAEEMTLSTERYSELGAREQFVLTVSEKGFGKRSSSYDYRTSGRGGKGIIAMAVTPRNGNLVASFPVDVQDQIMLVTDAGQLIRCPVDDVRAAGRATQGVTIFRTAPDERVVSVERVEETGSDEE, encoded by the coding sequence ATGGATAGTTTGAACGGTTCGGGCACGCCGCCCGGCGGTCCGGGCGGTCCTTCCGCCGGCGGTCCGCCGCCCGAGCGCGACGTCGCTCCCATCGCCATCGAAGATGAAATGCGCAGTTCCTATCTCGATTACGCGATGAGCGTGATCGTGAGCCGCGCGCTGCCCGATGCGCGGGACGGATTGAAGCCCGTGCACCGCCGCATCCTCTTTTCGATGAACGAAAACGGCTACGACTGGAACAAGCCCTATCGCAAGTCGGCCCGCGTCGTCGGTGACGTGATCGGTAAATACCATCCGCATGGCGACCAGTCGATTTACGACGCGCTGGTGCGCATGGCGCAGGATTTCTCCATGCGCCTGCCGCTCTTGGATGGGCAGGGCAATTTCGGTTCGGTGGACGGCGACCCGCCCGCCGCCATGCGATACACCGAAGTGCGCATGGCGAAGACGGCCCATGCGCTGCTCAACGACATCGACAAGAACACGATCGACTTCAAGGACAATTACGACGGCACCGAAAGGGAGCCCGTCGTTCTCCCCGCCGAATTGCCGAACCTTCTCGTCAATGGCGCGAACGGTATCGCCGTCGGCATGGCGACCAACATCCCGCCGCATAATCTCGGCGAGGTGATCGACGCCTGTATCGCGCTGATCGACAATCCTGACATCACGATAGATGAATTGATCGAGCATGTTCCCGCGCCCGATTTTCCGACCGGCGGCATCATGCTCGGCCGGCAGGGCGCGCGTCTTGCCTATCACACGGGCAAGGGCTCGGTCGTGGTGCGCGGCCGCGTCGAGTTCGAGGAAGTGCGAAAAGACCGTCAGGCGATCATCATTTCCGAAATTCCCTATCAGGTGAACAAGGCCTCGATGGTGGAAAAGATCGCCGACCTCGTGCGCGAGAAGCGCATCGAAGGCATCGCCGATCTGCGCGACGAGTCCGACCGCAACGGTATGCGCGTGGTGGTGGAGCTTCGCCGCGATGCCGTGCCGGATGTGGTGCTGAACCAGCTCTACCGGTTCTCGCCGTTGCAGCAGAGCTTCGGCTGCAACATGCTCGCGCTCGATCACGGGCGTCCCGAGCTGATGAACCTGAAGCAGTTCCTCGAAATCTTCGTCGCTTTCCGCGAGGAAGTGATTTCACGGCGAACCAAGTTCGAGCTCAACAAGGCGCGCGACCGCGCCCATGTCCTTGTCGGCCTCGCCATTGCCGTCGCCAATATCGATGAGGTCATCAAGCTCATCCGCACCGCGCCAGACCCGGCATCGGCCCGCGAAAGTCTGATGGCGCGCGACTGGCCGGCGCGGGACATTGCGCCGCTGATCGCGCTGATCGACGATCCGCGCCACCAGTTGCGTGAAGACGGCACCATCCGCATGTCGGAGGAGCAGGCCCGCGCCATTCTCGAACTCCGCCTGCAGCGCCTCACCGCGCTTGGCCGCGATGAAATCGGCGACGAACTGAAGGGTCTGGGCGAGCGGATCGAGGATTATCTCTCGATCCTGCGTTCGCGTGCCCGCGTGCTCGACATCATGCGTACCGAGCTGACGGCGATCAAAGCCGAGTTCGCGACGCCGCGCCGCACCGAGATTGCCGAGTCCGAATCCGATTTCGAGGATGAAGACCTGATCCAGCGTGAGGACATGGTCGTCACGGTCAGCCATCAGGGCTATATCAAGCGCGTGCCGCTCTCGACCTATCGCGCGCAGCGCCGCGGTGGCAAGGGCCGGTCCGGCATGTCGACCAAGGACGAGGATTTCGTCACCCGTCTCTTTGTCGCCAATACGCATACGCCCATGCTCTTCTTCTCGTCCACGGGCATGGTCTACAAGCTCAAGGTCTGGCGTCTGCCGCAATCGACGCCGCAAGCGCGCGGCAAGGCGATGATCAATATCCTGCCGCTCGACCACGGCGAATACATCACCACCGTCATGCCGATGCCGGAAGACGAAGCGAGCTGGGACAGCCTCCACGTTATGTTCGCCACCCGCAAGGGCAGCGTTCGCCGCAACAAGCTGTCGGACTTCGTGCAGATCAACCGCAACGGCAAGATCGCGATGAAGTTCGAAGGCGACGATGCGGATGACGCCATTGTCGGCGTGCAGATCTGCACGGAGGAAGACGACGTGCTGCTCACCGCCGCGAATGGCCGCTGCGTCCGCTTCCCCGTTACCGAGGTTCGCGTCTTCTCCAGCCGCAAATCAACTGGCGTGCGCGGCATCCGTCTCGGCGATGACGACAAGCTGATCGCCATGAGCATCATGCGTCATGTCGACGTCACGCCGGCGGAGGCGCGCGCTTACCTGAAGCAGGCCGCCGCCATGCGCCGTGCCGTTTCCGGCGAGGGCGAGGAGCCGGAAGCCGAAATCGTCGAGGCGGAAGAGGGCGAAGAGGAAGCAGCCGAAGAGATGACGCTCTCGACCGAGCGTTATTCCGAGCTTGGCGCCCGCGAGCAGTTTGTGCTCACCGTCAGCGAAAAGGGCTTCGGCAAGCGGTCCTCCTCCTACGACTACCGGACGTCGGGCCGCGGCGGCAAGGGCATCATCGCCATGGCCGTCACGCCGCGTAACGGCAATCTCGTTGCCTCCTTCCCGGTCGATGTGCAGGACCAGATCATGCTCGTCACAGATGCCGGCCAGCTCATTCGCTGCCCGGTGGACGATGTACGCGCCGCGGGACGCGCGACGCAAGGCGTCACGATTTTCCGTACCGCGCCGGATGAGCGCGTCGTCTCGGTCGAGCGGGTCGAGGAAACCGGCTCGGACGAGGAATAG
- the coaD gene encoding pantetheine-phosphate adenylyltransferase, producing the protein MARIGLYPGTFDPMTNGHLDIIRRGLKLVDHLIVAIGVNATKTPLLTLEERFQLIEQEAGPIAKELGSKISTASFSGLVVNAADEHGATVILRGLRGAVDFEYETQMVGMNRVMNPHVETVFLAASPDTQFISSTLVRQIAGMDGDISPFVPPHVKAKVLARVAEQKKSR; encoded by the coding sequence ATGGCGCGCATCGGGCTCTATCCCGGCACCTTCGATCCGATGACCAACGGGCATCTCGACATCATCCGCCGGGGCCTCAAGCTCGTCGATCACCTGATCGTCGCCATCGGCGTCAACGCCACCAAGACGCCGCTGCTGACGCTTGAAGAGCGGTTCCAGCTCATCGAGCAGGAGGCCGGGCCGATCGCGAAGGAACTCGGCTCGAAAATCTCGACTGCCTCCTTTTCCGGCCTCGTCGTCAATGCGGCGGACGAACATGGCGCAACTGTCATCCTTCGCGGATTGCGCGGCGCGGTCGATTTCGAGTACGAAACACAGATGGTCGGCATGAACCGTGTCATGAACCCGCATGTGGAGACGGTCTTTCTCGCCGCCTCGCCGGATACGCAGTTCATCTCCTCCACGCTCGTCCGGCAGATCGCGGGCATGGATGGCGACATTTCGCCCTTCGTGCCGCCTCATGTGAAAGCCAAGGTGCTGGCGCGCGTCGCCGAGCAGAAGAAAAGCCGCTGA
- a CDS encoding peptidylprolyl isomerase has protein sequence MARLTHIMMAFVLAAGMAVLPGRASAADLENTIYLDLKDGRVVIELLPEIAPEHVERIKTLAREGFYDGIVFHRVIPGFMAQTGDPTGTGMGGSMLPDLRAEFTREESFQRGTLGMARSQSPNSANSQFFIVFDDASFLDGEYTLFGRVVEGMEHVDNIAAGEPPANPDKIVKMQVAADAQ, from the coding sequence ATGGCGAGACTGACACATATAATGATGGCGTTCGTTCTCGCCGCCGGCATGGCCGTGCTGCCGGGCCGTGCCTCCGCCGCCGATCTCGAAAACACCATCTATCTCGACCTGAAGGATGGCCGCGTCGTTATCGAGCTGCTGCCGGAAATCGCGCCGGAGCATGTCGAGCGGATCAAGACCCTCGCGCGCGAGGGCTTCTATGATGGCATTGTCTTCCACCGCGTCATCCCGGGCTTCATGGCCCAGACGGGCGATCCGACCGGCACCGGCATGGGCGGCTCGATGCTTCCCGATCTCCGTGCCGAGTTCACGCGCGAGGAAAGCTTCCAGCGCGGCACGCTCGGCATGGCGCGCTCGCAGAGCCCGAACAGCGCCAACAGCCAGTTCTTCATCGTCTTCGACGATGCGAGCTTCCTCGACGGCGAATACACGCTGTTCGGCCGCGTGGTCGAAGGCATGGAGCATGTCGACAACATCGCCGCCGGCGAACCGCCTGCCAATCCCGACAAGATCGTGAAGATGCAGGTCGCGGCAGACGCTCAGTAA
- a CDS encoding peptidylprolyl isomerase: MTDIKDPENTLVMEIPHGEVIIEMRPDLAPKHVARIKELAREGFYNGVAFHRVIDGFMAQGGDPTGTGSGGSGKKIPAEFSKEPHVRGICSMARTQDPNSADCQFFICFGDTRFLDNQYTVWGKVVSGMDAVDKLKRGEPVRDPDRIVSMRVAADAA; encoded by the coding sequence ATGACCGATATCAAAGACCCGGAAAACACCCTCGTCATGGAAATTCCCCATGGCGAAGTCATCATCGAAATGCGCCCCGATCTCGCGCCGAAGCATGTCGCGCGGATCAAGGAACTGGCGCGCGAGGGCTTCTACAATGGCGTTGCCTTCCACCGCGTCATCGACGGCTTCATGGCGCAGGGCGGCGATCCGACCGGCACCGGCTCCGGCGGTTCGGGCAAGAAGATCCCGGCCGAATTCTCCAAGGAGCCGCATGTGCGCGGCATCTGCTCGATGGCCCGCACGCAGGACCCGAACAGCGCCGACTGCCAGTTCTTCATCTGCTTCGGCGACACGCGCTTCCTCGACAACCAGTACACCGTCTGGGGCAAGGTCGTCTCTGGCATGGACGCCGTCGACAAGCTGAAGCGCGGCGAACCCGTCCGCGACCCCGACCGCATCGTCTCCATGCGCGTCGCCGCCGACGCGGCATAA
- the queA gene encoding tRNA preQ1(34) S-adenosylmethionine ribosyltransferase-isomerase QueA: MRVSDFDFDLPEELIALRPARPRDSARMLVIGPAENALADKSVSDLPSHLREGDILVFNDTKVIPARLFGTRRRGEASARIEVMLHKRESADEWRAFLRPAKKLNLSETIDFPGGLSAAVEEKGEGGEAGLRFSLSGPALDAAIAAAGEMPLPPYIARKRAADDEDVADYQTLHADEPGAVAAPTAGLHFTPALMAAIEARGVSTVRLTLHVGAGTFLPVTAEDTDTHKMHAERGEITEAEAAAINEARAKGGRIVAVGTTSLRLLESAVDEAGTVHPFRGETDIFITPGYRFRAVDVLMTNFHLPRSTLFMLVSALRSTEEMKRAYAHAVAEKYRFYSYGDACLIYGAS, from the coding sequence ATGCGCGTCTCGGATTTCGATTTCGATCTGCCGGAGGAACTGATCGCGCTCAGGCCCGCAAGGCCGCGCGACAGTGCCCGGATGCTCGTCATCGGCCCGGCGGAAAACGCGCTTGCCGATAAATCCGTCTCCGACCTGCCGTCTCATCTCCGCGAAGGCGACATCCTCGTCTTCAACGACACGAAGGTTATCCCCGCGCGCCTTTTCGGCACGAGGCGGCGGGGCGAGGCGTCGGCCCGTATCGAGGTCATGCTCCACAAGCGCGAAAGCGCCGATGAATGGCGCGCCTTTCTCCGTCCGGCGAAAAAGCTCAACCTCAGCGAGACGATAGATTTCCCGGGCGGTCTCTCCGCCGCCGTCGAGGAAAAAGGCGAGGGCGGCGAGGCGGGACTTCGCTTCTCGCTCTCCGGCCCCGCGCTCGATGCCGCCATCGCTGCGGCGGGAGAAATGCCGCTGCCGCCCTATATCGCCCGCAAGCGCGCGGCGGATGATGAAGACGTTGCCGACTATCAGACGCTCCATGCCGACGAACCGGGCGCCGTCGCCGCGCCCACCGCCGGCCTCCATTTCACGCCCGCGCTCATGGCTGCCATCGAAGCGCGCGGCGTCTCGACCGTCCGCCTCACGCTCCATGTCGGCGCGGGCACCTTCCTGCCGGTCACGGCGGAAGACACCGATACCCATAAAATGCATGCGGAGCGCGGCGAGATCACGGAAGCGGAAGCCGCCGCCATCAATGAGGCGCGGGCGAAGGGCGGCCGCATCGTCGCCGTCGGCACCACCTCACTCCGCCTCCTCGAAAGTGCTGTGGACGAGGCGGGCACTGTCCATCCCTTTCGCGGCGAGACGGATATCTTCATCACGCCGGGCTACCGTTTCCGCGCCGTGGACGTCCTCATGACCAATTTCCATCTGCCGCGCTCGACGCTTTTCATGCTCGTCTCGGCGCTCCGGTCGACGGAGGAGATGAAGCGTGCCTATGCCCATGCGGTGGCGGAGAAATACCGTTTCTATTCCTATGGCGACGCCTGCCTGATATATGGCGCGTCATGA